One genomic window of Marinobacter arenosus includes the following:
- the ppc gene encoding phosphoenolpyruvate carboxylase, translated as MTELHPDLRENVRMLGELLGQSIQRYPGQECYELIEEIRAAAKGDRKQESGSGQRLVSLLRKLSDDELLPVTRAFNQFLNLANLAEQYHGIRRKRGHQSDLMVESLGEVFDRLKAGGVSPEQLHERVADLRIEFVLTAHPTEVARRTLIMKYDEMSECLGRLDHDDLMPAEREEVVDRLSRLVTEAWHTDEIRHERPTAVDEAKWGFAVIENSLWQALPRFLSSLDAALVDSTGRGLPLQASPIRIASWMGGDRDGNPNVTHQVTRQVFLLGRWMAADLYLRDIQALRAELSMWQASAELRERVGDAREPYRQVLAELRERLVKTRDWAEASVNGEPADANGILFENEDLTGPLELCYRSLVECGLETIANGPLLDTIRRAHTFGLPLIRLDIRQEASRHAEAVAEMVNYLGLGDYLSWSETDRQAFLVKELQGRRPLVPRNWEPSEQVREVLATCEVVAQQTPQALGSYVISMASKPSDVLSVILLLRESGMKYPMRVVPLFETLDDLRGAPDSMAALYEVEWYREYCRGRQEVMIGYSDSSKDAGQLMAAWAQYQAQEQLTKIANQYGVHLTLFHGRGGTVGRGGGPANRAILSQPPGSVNGSFRITEQGEMIRFKFGLPHLAVQSLTLYTTAVIEATLAPPPVPEPEWRDTMDWLTERSLAAYREVVRENPDFVPYFRQVTPEQALGKLALGSRPARRKATGGVESLRAIPWIFAWTQMRLMLPSWLGSDVALEAAAQDNRLPVLRDMMRGWPFFRTYVDMLEMVLAKSDLRIASYYEKTLLDDENLQTLGADLRERLQRCIHRLLELKEQTDLLEDEPVFAHSMRVRNPYTDPLHYLQAELLRRNRESEDKGEVPELVERALKVTMAGIAAGMRNTG; from the coding sequence GTGACTGAGCTACATCCCGATCTTCGAGAGAATGTACGTATGCTGGGGGAATTGCTGGGACAGAGTATCCAGCGCTACCCCGGGCAGGAGTGTTACGAGCTGATCGAGGAGATCCGTGCGGCGGCCAAGGGAGACCGGAAGCAGGAGAGTGGCTCCGGGCAGCGCCTGGTGAGTCTTCTGCGCAAGCTGAGCGATGACGAATTGCTGCCGGTCACCCGGGCGTTTAACCAGTTCCTCAACCTCGCCAACCTGGCGGAACAATACCACGGGATCCGTCGTAAGCGAGGTCACCAATCGGACCTGATGGTGGAGTCCCTGGGAGAGGTGTTCGACCGTCTGAAGGCCGGCGGCGTCAGTCCTGAGCAACTGCACGAGCGGGTGGCCGACCTGCGCATCGAGTTCGTGTTGACGGCTCACCCGACGGAAGTCGCGCGCCGGACCCTGATCATGAAGTACGACGAGATGTCCGAGTGTCTGGGGCGACTGGACCACGACGACCTGATGCCGGCAGAACGCGAGGAGGTGGTTGATCGGCTCTCGCGGCTTGTGACCGAGGCCTGGCACACCGACGAAATTCGCCACGAACGGCCAACCGCCGTGGACGAGGCCAAATGGGGCTTCGCCGTCATCGAAAACAGCCTCTGGCAGGCCCTGCCACGTTTCCTCAGCAGTCTCGACGCCGCCCTGGTCGATTCGACCGGCCGGGGCTTGCCGCTGCAGGCCTCGCCCATTCGCATCGCCTCGTGGATGGGTGGGGATCGGGATGGCAACCCCAACGTCACTCATCAGGTTACCCGACAGGTTTTCCTGCTCGGCCGCTGGATGGCGGCTGACCTGTACTTGCGGGACATTCAGGCCTTACGCGCGGAGCTGTCCATGTGGCAGGCCAGCGCCGAGCTCCGGGAACGCGTGGGTGATGCCCGGGAACCCTATCGTCAGGTGCTGGCCGAGTTGCGCGAACGCCTTGTCAAAACCCGTGACTGGGCGGAGGCCAGCGTGAATGGCGAGCCTGCCGATGCCAACGGGATCCTGTTCGAGAATGAAGATCTCACCGGGCCCCTGGAACTGTGCTACCGGTCGCTGGTGGAATGCGGGCTGGAAACAATCGCCAACGGCCCGTTGCTGGATACCATTCGCCGGGCCCACACCTTCGGATTGCCCTTGATTCGTCTGGACATTCGTCAGGAAGCCTCCCGCCATGCCGAGGCGGTTGCCGAGATGGTGAATTACCTTGGTCTGGGCGACTACCTGTCCTGGTCGGAAACCGATCGGCAGGCATTTCTGGTGAAGGAGCTCCAGGGCCGGCGGCCCCTGGTGCCACGCAACTGGGAGCCCTCGGAGCAAGTGCGCGAAGTACTGGCAACCTGCGAAGTGGTTGCCCAGCAGACGCCCCAGGCACTGGGATCGTACGTCATCTCCATGGCAAGCAAGCCGTCGGATGTGCTCAGCGTCATCCTTCTGCTCCGGGAATCCGGAATGAAGTACCCCATGAGGGTGGTTCCCCTGTTCGAGACCCTGGACGACCTTCGAGGGGCTCCGGACAGCATGGCGGCCCTCTACGAAGTCGAATGGTACCGGGAATACTGCCGGGGGCGTCAGGAAGTCATGATCGGTTACTCCGATTCTTCCAAGGACGCTGGCCAGTTGATGGCTGCCTGGGCTCAGTATCAGGCCCAGGAACAGCTGACCAAGATTGCCAATCAGTACGGTGTGCACCTGACCCTGTTCCACGGTCGTGGCGGAACAGTGGGGCGCGGCGGCGGTCCCGCCAATCGGGCGATCCTGTCCCAGCCGCCGGGTTCGGTGAACGGCAGTTTCCGGATCACCGAGCAGGGTGAAATGATTCGCTTCAAGTTTGGTCTGCCGCACCTGGCGGTGCAAAGCCTGACGCTGTACACCACCGCGGTGATAGAGGCGACATTGGCTCCGCCGCCCGTACCCGAGCCCGAGTGGCGCGACACCATGGACTGGCTGACCGAGCGGTCTCTCGCGGCCTACCGCGAGGTAGTCCGGGAGAACCCGGACTTCGTGCCCTATTTTCGCCAGGTCACGCCGGAGCAGGCGCTGGGCAAGCTCGCGCTCGGCAGCCGACCGGCGCGACGCAAAGCCACGGGCGGGGTGGAGAGTCTGCGGGCTATTCCGTGGATCTTTGCCTGGACCCAGATGCGACTGATGCTGCCCAGTTGGTTGGGCAGCGATGTAGCGTTGGAAGCCGCGGCCCAGGACAACCGCCTGCCGGTCCTTCGCGACATGATGAGGGGGTGGCCGTTCTTCCGGACGTACGTGGATATGCTGGAAATGGTGTTGGCCAAGTCCGATCTCCGGATTGCCAGCTATTACGAAAAGACCCTGCTGGACGACGAAAACCTGCAGACCCTCGGGGCCGACTTGCGGGAGCGTTTGCAGCGCTGCATCCACCGATTGCTGGAGCTGAAGGAGCAAACGGACCTGCTGGAAGACGAGCCGGTGTTTGCTCACTCCATGCGGGTACGCAACCCCTATACCGATCCTCTGCATTACCTGCAGGCGGAGCTGCTCCGGCGCAATCGGGAAAGCGAAGACAAGGGTGAAGTGCCTGAGCTGGTCGAGCGGGCGCTCAAGGTGACCATGGCAGGAATTGCTGCGGGCATGCGCAACACCGGTTAA
- a CDS encoding HDOD domain-containing protein yields MALAARLERFLARKGLPYTDLRIDQVANLDAAVIASGQPQADFIQATLLIDISGVVMAVHKFDSSLDMDAVHQLTGRNLQPLTARQTMRLFSDCDPGFIPPIGAAYDLPVLVDEDVARAERVLLSGGTDHGLLDMEGRHLRLALAGGRTGHLVIRGQGNGDRTALTLDEVADKLQQLYRLPPMPALALRILRLTANTEATARELAELIEFDPSLTAQIMRYARSALFNYPGQINSVQEAVTRVLGFDRVAHIALGIASVRAFDVPRKGMLGMDNFWRHSLYCAFLCQSLAPHCGVDKGLAYLCGLLHNFGLLLVGHLFPAEFEELNALREANPEASMHSLEQQVFGHAQNEQILAVGHGAIGGILHRLWQLPDPVVKSAGMHQHASYHGEHEQYVLMVQLANALLKARGIGDEFNADDIPSLLEGLGLAPGVVDDLELEIDRVAPDLDALATSLSS; encoded by the coding sequence GTGGCTCTAGCTGCGCGACTGGAACGATTTCTTGCCCGAAAGGGCTTGCCCTACACGGATCTTCGGATCGACCAGGTGGCCAATCTTGACGCAGCGGTAATCGCCTCCGGGCAGCCACAGGCGGACTTCATCCAGGCGACCCTGCTGATCGACATCAGCGGTGTCGTCATGGCCGTGCACAAGTTCGACAGTTCACTGGACATGGACGCGGTCCATCAGCTTACCGGACGCAATCTGCAGCCGCTGACCGCGCGCCAGACCATGAGGTTGTTCAGTGACTGTGATCCCGGCTTCATCCCCCCAATCGGTGCGGCGTACGACCTACCGGTTTTGGTGGACGAGGACGTAGCCCGGGCGGAGCGGGTCCTCTTATCCGGTGGAACCGATCACGGGCTGTTGGACATGGAGGGGCGCCACCTGAGACTTGCCCTGGCCGGAGGCAGAACCGGACACCTGGTGATTCGGGGGCAGGGCAACGGTGATCGCACGGCGCTCACCCTGGATGAAGTCGCCGATAAGCTCCAGCAGCTCTATCGACTCCCGCCCATGCCGGCGCTTGCTTTGCGAATCCTTCGTTTGACCGCCAACACCGAAGCCACCGCCCGGGAGCTTGCGGAGCTGATCGAGTTCGATCCCAGCCTTACGGCCCAGATCATGCGCTACGCCCGTTCAGCCCTGTTCAACTACCCGGGGCAGATCAACTCGGTTCAGGAAGCGGTCACGCGGGTTCTTGGGTTCGACCGGGTGGCTCACATCGCTCTGGGTATCGCCTCGGTGCGGGCATTCGACGTGCCGCGCAAGGGTATGCTGGGCATGGACAATTTCTGGCGCCACTCCCTGTACTGCGCATTCCTGTGCCAGAGCCTGGCGCCCCATTGTGGCGTCGACAAAGGGCTGGCCTACCTGTGTGGTCTCCTGCACAACTTCGGTCTGTTGCTGGTGGGGCACCTGTTCCCGGCCGAATTCGAGGAGCTGAATGCCCTGCGCGAGGCCAACCCTGAGGCCAGCATGCATTCGCTGGAACAGCAGGTGTTCGGGCATGCCCAAAATGAACAGATTCTTGCCGTCGGCCATGGCGCCATTGGCGGGATCCTGCACCGGCTCTGGCAGTTACCGGATCCGGTGGTCAAGTCAGCGGGCATGCATCAGCATGCCAGTTATCATGGCGAGCACGAGCAGTACGTGTTGATGGTTCAGCTGGCCAATGCCCTGCTCAAGGCACGAGGTATTGGCGACGAATTCAACGCCGACGACATCCCCTCTCTCCTTGAGGGACTTGGGCTTGCGCCCGGGGTGGTGGACGATCTGGAACTTGAGATCGATCGCGTTGCCCCGGATCTGGACGCGCTGGCCACATCCCTGTCATCCTGA
- the adk gene encoding adenylate kinase — MRIIMLGAPGAGKGTQAQFITERFDIPQISTGDMLRAAVKAESELGKQVKEVMATGGLVSDDIIIALIEERIQQPDCKNGFLLDGFPRTIPQAEALKDQGIAIDFVVEIAVDDEEIVSRLSGRRVHEGSGRIYHVKYDPPKVEGKDDETGEALVQREDDKEETVRKRLKIYHDQTAPLVGYYQDWAAEAPDAAPKYVRVEGIGSLDSIRDQILSKLQ, encoded by the coding sequence ATGCGAATCATCATGTTAGGCGCGCCGGGCGCGGGCAAGGGGACGCAGGCCCAGTTCATCACTGAACGATTCGATATTCCCCAGATCTCCACCGGTGACATGCTGCGTGCCGCGGTCAAGGCCGAGTCCGAGCTCGGAAAGCAGGTCAAGGAAGTGATGGCCACCGGCGGTCTGGTGTCTGACGACATCATCATTGCGTTGATCGAAGAGCGCATTCAGCAGCCTGACTGCAAGAACGGTTTCCTGCTGGACGGTTTCCCGCGGACCATTCCTCAGGCCGAAGCGCTGAAAGACCAGGGCATCGCCATTGATTTCGTGGTCGAGATTGCAGTCGATGACGAAGAAATTGTCAGCCGTCTCTCCGGGCGCCGTGTGCACGAGGGCAGTGGCCGTATTTATCACGTGAAATACGATCCGCCCAAGGTTGAGGGCAAAGACGACGAAACCGGTGAAGCACTGGTTCAGCGCGAAGACGATAAAGAAGAGACTGTTCGCAAGCGCCTGAAAATCTACCACGACCAGACTGCGCCGCTGGTAGGTTACTATCAGGACTGGGCTGCCGAGGCCCCGGATGCGGCACCGAAGTATGTTCGGGTGGAAGGCATTGGTAGCCTGGACAGCATTCGCGACCAGATTCTGTCCAAGCTTCAGTAA
- the tsaB gene encoding tRNA (adenosine(37)-N6)-threonylcarbamoyltransferase complex dimerization subunit type 1 TsaB, giving the protein MKLLALDTSSEGCSAALLVDGEISERFEIAPRGHTRLLMPMVRELLAEKSLVPADLDALAFACGPGSFTGIRIATGVVQGLAWGLDVPVVPVSSLATVALGAMETLDLNDGDTVAVAFDARMGEVYWGCFARRDGLPVLQGKERVCPPSLVALEGESGRWVGAGQGWRFREEMPAEVAGRVVTVDDTLVPRAAWVARLAEAGYRQGQAVPAEMAQPVYIRDEVAWKKLPGRD; this is encoded by the coding sequence GTGAAACTGCTGGCACTGGATACGTCATCGGAGGGCTGCTCGGCAGCCCTTCTTGTTGATGGCGAGATATCCGAACGTTTCGAGATTGCGCCGCGTGGCCACACCCGGCTGTTGATGCCCATGGTGCGCGAGTTGCTGGCGGAGAAGAGCCTGGTGCCGGCGGACCTGGATGCCTTGGCGTTCGCCTGCGGGCCGGGTTCCTTCACCGGCATCCGAATCGCTACAGGCGTGGTCCAAGGCCTTGCCTGGGGGCTGGACGTACCGGTGGTGCCGGTGTCCTCCCTGGCGACCGTGGCGCTCGGGGCAATGGAAACTCTGGATCTGAATGACGGGGACACAGTTGCCGTGGCATTCGATGCCCGTATGGGCGAAGTCTACTGGGGATGTTTCGCCCGCCGTGATGGCTTGCCGGTTTTGCAGGGCAAAGAACGGGTTTGCCCGCCGTCCCTGGTTGCCCTTGAAGGCGAATCCGGACGCTGGGTGGGCGCAGGACAGGGTTGGCGGTTCCGGGAGGAGATGCCCGCCGAGGTGGCTGGCCGCGTCGTTACTGTCGACGACACCCTGGTTCCGCGTGCGGCCTGGGTTGCCAGGTTGGCCGAAGCCGGATATCGGCAGGGGCAGGCGGTGCCCGCTGAAATGGCGCAACCGGTGTACATCCGGGATGAGGTGGCCTGGAAAAAACTGCCCGGCCGTGACTAG
- a CDS encoding UDP pyrophosphate phosphatase — translation MIGGINSGSNYAYQTGNNSLARERSDTARLPASSPEKSAESARRELSDGKSLVAIERGPDTNLERRIEARRAAEDARLERFRADDLPLPTARALSTFATIAAAGQESGGDASLAGIDILV, via the coding sequence ATGATCGGTGGTATCAATTCAGGAAGCAATTACGCGTACCAGACCGGCAATAACAGCCTGGCCAGGGAACGAAGTGATACTGCCCGCCTGCCGGCGTCCTCGCCTGAGAAGTCCGCCGAATCCGCTCGCCGTGAACTGTCTGATGGAAAGTCGCTGGTTGCGATCGAGCGTGGGCCTGATACGAATCTGGAGCGTCGGATTGAAGCCCGGCGTGCCGCCGAGGATGCGCGCCTGGAACGCTTTCGTGCGGACGACCTGCCGCTGCCTACGGCTCGAGCCCTGTCGACATTCGCTACGATTGCTGCCGCCGGGCAGGAGTCTGGCGGCGATGCGTCGCTTGCCGGCATCGATATCCTGGTTTAA
- a CDS encoding class I SAM-dependent methyltransferase: MTDPSSLPSSDPELARTLAVGRSPLGDAGQAAALSESLAIENLGIVRPKDIRDYAMVLFLDENGLGLQTTGKGAPGPVRAEFVTGKMGYRREHGGGAGQLVAKAVGLQKTRATLRVLDATAGLGQDAFVLASLGCEVALFERNPVIHALLADGLARASLNVDCAPIVARMTLKEGSSLTWLESAAPESADVIYLDPMFPHRDKSALVKKEMQVFRSVVGDDPDAEALLAAALGCATYRVVVKRPRKAPSIAGPEPATRIEGKSSRYDVYSLKALPAR; encoded by the coding sequence ATGACCGATCCCTCCTCCTTGCCGAGCTCTGACCCTGAACTGGCCCGCACGTTAGCGGTCGGACGCAGCCCGCTGGGCGATGCCGGGCAGGCAGCCGCCCTGAGCGAGTCACTGGCCATCGAAAACCTTGGAATCGTTCGCCCGAAGGATATCCGGGACTATGCCATGGTGTTGTTTCTCGACGAGAACGGGCTGGGTTTGCAGACCACCGGTAAAGGCGCTCCCGGCCCGGTGCGTGCGGAGTTTGTCACCGGGAAAATGGGATATCGTCGGGAGCATGGTGGCGGAGCAGGGCAGTTGGTGGCCAAGGCCGTGGGTCTGCAGAAAACCCGGGCTACCTTGCGCGTTCTTGATGCCACTGCCGGCCTCGGACAGGACGCGTTTGTGCTCGCCAGCCTCGGGTGCGAGGTTGCCCTGTTCGAACGTAATCCGGTTATCCACGCCCTGTTGGCGGACGGCCTGGCGCGGGCGTCACTTAATGTGGACTGCGCGCCCATCGTCGCCCGCATGACGCTGAAAGAGGGCAGCAGCCTGACGTGGCTGGAGTCCGCAGCCCCGGAATCGGCCGACGTGATTTACCTGGACCCCATGTTTCCTCACCGGGACAAATCCGCGCTGGTCAAAAAGGAAATGCAGGTCTTCCGGTCGGTGGTTGGCGATGATCCCGATGCGGAAGCACTGCTGGCGGCGGCGCTTGGGTGCGCGACCTATCGGGTGGTCGTCAAGCGCCCCCGCAAGGCGCCGTCCATTGCCGGTCCGGAACCGGCAACGCGGATAGAGGGCAAGAGCAGTCGCTACGACGTCTATTCCCTCAAGGCGCTGCCTGCCCGGTAA